The DNA sequence GGCATAAAGGTCAATTTACACACTCGGGAAgaaattacatagaaaatttgggacgggtcgtcacatttCAACTTTTTTGTATAGCAGTGCATGATTAGTTAAGAATACCACCATCATAGTGTCTTCATTTGCAAGTCATTCCAGTGGCCTAGGAGATAAGACAAACTTCTGTCTGATCATTAGGTCATTCAATAAGATGATGCCAGATCGTCAGTTAATTATCACGTAAACTTTCActtagaaaatatataaaacaacTATAGAATCGAATTATCAATAATATAAATTACATGTCCTCAATAAATAACCTTTCGATATGCTTGTCAGCACCTATTTCTCCCACCTGATGGCAAAACTCATGCACGGTCGCCGAAGAACGATAGAATCATAGATGGCGAACTAGCAGTACTGTTGTAGCGTGCTTCATATGCACTCATTAGGGCCACATTACTTAAATCTCACATCGGAGAAATACAACGAAGGAAATGAGCTTTCACTACTATAATAACtccacaaaaacataaaaaaacaattcCCCAAAGTCTTCAATTAGGATAAAAGTTCCAGCGAAGACATCGGAGTATTCAACCTGTAACAGTTGCCACCACTTTAAGGTGACCTCTTCAAGGGAATGAGTGTTTGACCACTTCAAAGCAGGCCAACAAGTACACAAGCCAAGGACATTTGATTTGGGTACCATCTCACGTGGTTAGGCAATGACCAAAGCTTTTCTCCAAAAAGACCCTAAAATAatggaaaaataataatttcttGAATGCTGCTTAAACAGCGCATAAATTAGTAACACCACATGACAATATtacaatcaaacaaaaaaaattctccaaaaataaaaaaccccgCACATCGATCTCCTTTGGCATTCTTTTTCATGTTTGCTTGTTGGATTTTATAGAAAGTAGAAACAACATATCAGTTTACAAGAATGAATGAAGCCAAACCTACATTGTGATAGGAAGAATTCTAGCAATTTTTACATCATAAGAATGGCAAATGAGGAATGGTACTAGAATTAATGATACGACATAAATAACAAATGCTAGGAGGAGAGGAGATCCACAACTATTTATGCTTGCAAATAACTTAATGCCAAAGCTTCATGCAGAACCCGTTTGGCACGACAGATGATTTCTTACTAGAAATACTCTCTGAGAAGGTGTCGACAAGTTGCCCTGCAAGCGATGCAGGATCTCCTATAAAGGTATCTACAAACACTTTCACAATTCTTACCTCCTGAGGTGTAGCTCTCAAACTATACCAGGTAAGAAATTTCTGCCGGAAGTTCTGCTCAAGATGTCCCTCGCACTCTAACCATCTGATAATCTTCACGTAATACTCAAAATCCCTATCTGAGATGTTTGCCACACACTCCTCATCTTTCCTTTCAGCACTTCTCTTCTTCGATGTGCTGCCATCTTGGGGTTCCTCTCCTTTCCCACTTCCATTTTTTAAATCCTTGCTACTGGAATTTGATCGTACATTCCTTCCCAGCCCATCTGTAAGTATGTCGATTTTGCAAGGAGTGATGGGTAAGCCAGCCTCTGAGCTACCACCAAATGGGACACATTCCATTCCAGTTCGAGCAGGGGAATTTGAACCGTTATCAGTGCTGATTTCTTCAACAATATGGCCATCTGGTGATTGCTTGTGCTCAAGTTCTATGACATCAGATTTGGATATGGAGCCAATCATCCCATTGATGTGCTCCTCGTCCAGCAACGAAATTTTATCTGCTGCTGTAGGTCCTCTGTCCATGCTGTTGCCGTTGACAGCATCATTGGATAAATCAGCAGAGACAGTATTATCAGTGTCCTGGCAAAAACTAATATAGTTGTCTGCTCGGTTATCAGCTTGATCGCCATATGGAGTTATATTATTAGTTTCATCTTCCACTGAAGAAGGATTAGAAAGGCTGCTATAGTTGGTAGCTGGGCTCTGACTTCTCTGTGTTACTGAACAATTAGGGACTTCATCTCCACCAGTACTTGTGGAAAACCGAACTTCACACATGCCCAAATGTCTTGAATCATTGAACGAAGTCACTTTGAAACAGTACTCTGTAGCTGGAGTCAGTCCAGTGACAACAAATCTCGTCTTTGGTGCAAACAACAGTGTTGCAGTCGGTTCTGTTGGATAATTCATAACATCAGCCTTACAGTGCCATAATTTGTAACCAACTAAAATTTCTGAGGGAGGATATTCGGAACTCAAAACCACTGTGAGCGATGTAGCATGGACATTCTCAAATCTAACCATGTCCGGAGCAATAAAACTTGGAtctgaaatgtttaaaaatgtACAACAGAAAACATCCATTAAAATTCCTTCTCTCTGGATAAACCAGTAATCAAGATAAAATGCATTCCCTCCATTCTCCAATAACCTCATGGAATTTCTGTGATTCGATTAGGAAGTGGCGAGGACCGAAACAAAAATACCAGAAACTCAGAAtcaaatgaatgaagagatCATATGAAACTAAGTACTTACCACACCTACATCATTGTTATTTAAATTATTGCCAGAAAATATGTGGAATGCAAGTAAATTCAATGATTGTGGAGGCATGAAAATTGCAGACATTTACAGAGTTATCGAATGCATGCAAATCCAGTGATTAGGGATAGGGTGTGACAGTTACTGACAAATAGATCACCTTGTACATTAGGCTTGGCCAATGGAGGAAATGTTGCCTTCTGAAGCACCAAATCCAGTGACTCCACAGCAAATGCACAAAGTTTCTGAATCTCTGGTCCAGAAGAAAGCCTGTTAACAATACCCCGACCCATCTTTAATGGTAAGCCAGTTAGCGGACCCACTTCACCTTGAAGCTTCATCATAGCTTCATCCACAATCTCATGAAGTTTTTGATACTTTGCAGTCCCCTTGAGGAGCTTATGACTCAAGGAAATACGATAGCACAGTATGTCTACCCGCCTGGTATCCTTTGCTATTACTAGCTGTTTTCGCCAGGATCTAAATACATGTAAGAACATAGGCCTATCAGATTGCTATATATGAGGAAAAAGTAACATCTAAGGAAACCAGTACAAAAAATTAGTATTAATTATGTGCTTTAAGAATTTCATCATAATCATTCACTCAGAAATGAACTAAGAACCATTTAATTGTGTTAAAAGAACATGAAATAAATGTATTAGTCAACCATTCATGATGTCTTCAAGTGCCTCACTTGTCAACAAACAATCACAAGCTACTCTCACTTTATTTATCATAGAGAGAGATAGAGCTTTTGGCAAAAAGAAACAGtatcaactttacacatgaCTGATTAAGACAGAAGTCCTAATTTTCAGACAATAGAAATAACACATGAACACCTGCATGTTCgcgtgatatatatatatatatatatatatatatatatatctcgaTCTCGAAAGGCAAGCAtgtaaatatgtatatatatatacatatttacatgtttgcctttcacgagagagagagagagagatatatatggGGATTAGTTCCTTTAAaggtttcctatatatatatatatatatatgtatgtacgtaTGTACGTAtgtacgtatatatatatatatatatatgtatgtacgtatatacatgtatgtacatatatacatgtatgtatCTACCATATCGCTTTAGCAGCAAAGACCCCCAAACCACATTTTCAAAAGCACTAAACATTCTCTTTTTTATATTACAATCAAGATCTGCAAGTTACCATGTCATGAAACCAGAATTGTAGCAGTTTCAAGTGAAAGTTATTGACCCAACAAATAGGGTAGTGCCACCACACTACCCACTCCATATCTGTGCTCACCGCTCACAGAATCTAAGGACAAGTCAACATAAGTGATGTAGGACAGTAGAAATAGATAGGAATATAGAAGAGATCTGGACTCACTTCGGCCAAAGGTGTACTGGAATCACACCAATAGAGAAATTAGAGAAATTCCGGCATCATACTGGCCTTCAGCTTCACCCTGAAGGTGCCTTGGAATCACTCAAAGGTTGCTGTGCTTCACACACAAGCCGGAAACCCAGAATTTTTTTCACTAACAATCTTATTTTTAAAAGCTTACAAAGTAGCCATTTTATAGGCTAGTTGGTACATGAATCTGGAACGATCCACATAAATATAAATAGAAATTCTAAAGACTAATTTATGACACCTAATAATAATATAGCAACATAGAGAGACTCAAACACAAAGAACTTGCATACTAAGCTGCATTTATTACAAAGGAAAGTAGAAAGACTCTAATTTATTGATAAACTGCCATTTAGTCGCACTTTATCCCCTAAAACTGATTTTGTCTCACTTTGCCCTATGAAACTATCATTTTTGTCTCATTTCGTCTCAATTCACCCCATTTTCGTCCATTTAGTCAAATAGATGTTAAATTAAAGAGTAGTATGGACATTTTATTTTTGATACAACTCTTTGCCTCCAACTTGCATGCTAAAACAATCCCAATTCCATTTTCGATAACTCTGATTCAAATCCTTGTCTGTCTCTCTTGCGGATTGGTGTGGAGCTGTAGCTGCAGGCGTtggcaaaagaaaataatggtTTGTGTTTCAATAGCAAGTAATGGGTTGTGTTTCAAAACCTAATTCAAACCACTCATTGAAGCCAACGGCTGCAACTACAGCCCTGCATAACTACATCCCTGCATCAATCTCAAGAGAGACAGCAACAGGGGTTTAAATTAGAGTCATCGAAAATGAGTTTGGGATTGTTTTAGTAGGAAAATTAGAGGCAAAACATTGTGTCAAAAATAAAATGTGCCTACGATCCTTTAATTTAACATTTATTTGACAGAATGGACGAAAATAGGGTTAACTGAGACTAAATGAGGAAAAAATGACAGTTTCGGTGAGAAGTGAGACAAAACCAGTTTCAGGGGTAAAGTGAGACTAAAGGCAAGTTTCAGGGGGCAAGTCAGTTGATAAGCCTTTATTAAATTTTCACTTGGCTCCTCCATCAGTAACTCGTCAACTCGATCATTCTTAG is a window from the Malus domestica chromosome 16, GDT2T_hap1 genome containing:
- the LOC139192714 gene encoding VIN3-like protein 2 yields the protein MAADSSHGLGLDRNNSKLSMDKKREFVYEVSKWSDGASEVLQSWSRQDILQILCAEMGKERKYTGLTKLKIIEHLLKVVSEKKQGGSEDVTDLKPQSSNATGQKTTKRQRKTENPSRLHVPENSNYNNSSGSDLANTTFCKNSACRATVNREDAFCKRCSCCICHKFDDNKDPSLWLVCSSELPFEGNSCGMSCHLECALKRESSGIGKEKGHRGLDGSFYCISCGKVNDLLGSWRKQLVIAKDTRRVDILCYRISLSHKLLKGTAKYQKLHEIVDEAMMKLQGEVGPLTGLPLKMGRGIVNRLSSGPEIQKLCAFAVESLDLVLQKATFPPLAKPNVQDPSFIAPDMVRFENVHATSLTVVLSSEYPPSEILVGYKLWHCKADVMNYPTEPTATLLFAPKTRFVVTGLTPATEYCFKVTSFNDSRHLGMCEVRFSTSTGGDEVPNCSVTQRSQSPATNYSSLSNPSSVEDETNNITPYGDQADNRADNYISFCQDTDNTVSADLSNDAVNGNSMDRGPTAADKISLLDEEHINGMIGSISKSDVIELEHKQSPDGHIVEEISTDNGSNSPARTGMECVPFGGSSEAGLPITPCKIDILTDGLGRNVRSNSSSKDLKNGSGKGEEPQDGSTSKKRSAERKDEECVANISDRDFEYYVKIIRWLECEGHLEQNFRQKFLTWYSLRATPQEVRIVKVFVDTFIGDPASLAGQLVDTFSESISSKKSSVVPNGFCMKLWH